One Pongo abelii isolate AG06213 chromosome 12, NHGRI_mPonAbe1-v2.0_pri, whole genome shotgun sequence DNA segment encodes these proteins:
- the LOC103889468 gene encoding LOW QUALITY PROTEIN: uncharacterized protein LOC103889468 (The sequence of the model RefSeq protein was modified relative to this genomic sequence to represent the inferred CDS: inserted 1 base in 1 codon), with protein MRFEGSTVPLSAAGCANGPGSPASRPLPLPSLSLSLFLSCLSAYPPQPRRRGVASLVALLSCPSCVPFSSLGLQKGRGGGWGASGEEGKSVGCELAGDARLRARRELRANPGPRSVPPRCLGVARAXVASPSAQRRRGGACEVQDPRGPRRSRGAAGPVSLCLQSLGPVRRAPRAPGEDNRCLLPHPGSSGGSPHARWRHCAYRQR; from the exons ATGCGCTTTGAAGGCTCCACTGTTCCTCTTTCGGCCGCGGGCTGCGCCAATGGTCCGGGGAGCCCGGCTTCTCGCCCCCtgccccttccttctctttccctctctcttttcctctcctgtCTCTCCGCCTACCCGCCGCAGCCCCGCAGGAGAGGGGTCGCTTCCCTGGTTGCTCTCCTCTCCTGTCCCTCGTGTGTCCCCTTCTCTTCCCTCGGTCTGCAGAAgggacggggtggcggctggggaGCGTCGGGGGAAGAGGGCAAGAGCGTGGGCTGCGAGCTTGCAGGCGATGCCCGGCTTCGCGCTCGGCGGGAGCTGCGGGCCAACCCGGGCCCGCGCTCCGTCCCTCCGCGGTGTCTAGGGGTCGCCCGGG GAGTCGCGTCACCCTCCGCCCAGCGCCGGCGTGGTGGGGCTTGCGAGGTGCAGGACCCCCGAGGGCCCAGGAGGTCCCGAGGCGCTGCGGGTCCAGTGTCCCTTTGTTTGCAGAGTCTTGGGCCAGTAAGGAGGGCTCCGCGGGCCCCAGGGGAGGACAACAGGTGCCTCTTGCCCCACCCGGGCTCCTCTGGTGGGAGCCCACACGCACGGTGGCGTCACTGCGCCTACAGGCAACGCTAG